The sequence ATTTTTAATTGTTTAAGGTTATGTTCCTGCGTCGTGCAGGTCTGCTGTGTGTTCGCACTATTCATAGAAACAACCTTCGTGCCAGTTCCGCTGCCTGAAGACAAACAGAAAAAATGTCAGTCGCAGTGCAAGAAGTCTGACAAAGTGAATGAAAATCTGTCAGAACAGAAAACCGACAAAGTGTCAGCGGAAGTAAAAACAGAAAAAAGAAGTCACAGCAAATAAAAAAGCCTCGCTAAAACGAGGCTCAAAGAGAACCTACTGCAAGAGCAGCAAGGCGACACCTGCCGTTAAGCCAAGGCTTTGCGCGCTTTGGTCTCTGCAAGATACCAGCTCTGTTTCTGGTAGGTTTCCACAATGGTGGTGAAGATATCAGCTGTGCCCGGGTCATGATGCTGCGTGGCAAGCTGAATGTGCTGATGCAAAGAATCAATGATTGCATTGGTATCTTCGTAGAGAATTTCGACCATTTCTTGCGGCGTGTAGTTAAGATTCTGCGATTCATCAATTTCCGCTATCTCAATAAATTCTTTCATCGTGGCAACTGGGTAGCCCCCAATCGCACGCGAACGCTCTGCCAGTGTATCAACAATTTCAAGAAGTTGATTGTAATGCATATCAAAAAGCTCATGCAAGGGCTTGAAGAACGGACCGGAGACATACCAATGAAACTTCTTGTACTTGACTGCGAGCACAAACGTATTGGCAAGTTGAAGATTAAGTGCAGAGAGCACCTCTGTGGAAGTATGCTTGATTTTGACTTCTGTCGACATAAATGAACTCCTTTCCAAATTTTTTAAGCGTTGAATTCAAGTAAGAGAAGTTAAGAAATTTTAAGAGTGATTTTACCGAATTGTTGCGCATTATCCATATAGCGCAAAGCGTGTTCGGCATCTTCGAGAGAGAACGTGCGGCTGATGATAGGCTGAAGATGCTTTTCGGAGACAAATTTCAGCATAGCATCAAAATCAGTGCGTGAGCCCATGGTAGAGCCGAGCAGCGAGAGTTGCTTCCAGAACACTTTCCGCAGGTTGAAGTCTTTGACATCGCCACGTGTTGCGCCGACAAATGCGATGCGCGCGCCAGGTGCAGCAAGGTCAATGAGAGAAAGAAAGCCATCGCCACCTGCGCTATCCAAAATAACGTCAAACATGCCTGCATTCTGACGTAGCCTCTCAACCCAATTCGGCTGTGTGTAATTGGCGCCGCCCTTTGCACCCAGCGCCATGGCTCTTGAGAGTTTCTCGTCTGAGCCTGAGGTAACCCAGACTTCTGCACCTAGTGCTACAGCAAACTGTAACCCGAACAACGCCACACCGCCACCAATGCCTGTAATCAAAACTTTGTCCTGCGCTGAAAGCTTAGCACGAGAGAACAAGGCGCGATATGCCGTCAGACCTGCAAGCGGTAAGGCTGCAGCGGCTTCGAACGAAAGATGCGCTGGCTTGTGCGCAAGATTTTCTGCAGGAACTTTGACAAATTCTGCAAATGTGCCGTCATCCGGTAAGCCCAAAATGCGGAAAGATTTTTGCTGAGCACGTTCATCTGTGCCCCAATCCAAACTTGGATTGATAATCACCTCTTTGCCAAGCCAATCTTTTGGGACGCTCTCGC is a genomic window of [Chlorobium] sp. 445 containing:
- a CDS encoding DNA starvation/stationary phase protection protein, with product MSTEVKIKHTSTEVLSALNLQLANTFVLAVKYKKFHWYVSGPFFKPLHELFDMHYNQLLEIVDTLAERSRAIGGYPVATMKEFIEIAEIDESQNLNYTPQEMVEILYEDTNAIIDSLHQHIQLATQHHDPGTADIFTTIVETYQKQSWYLAETKARKALA
- a CDS encoding alcohol dehydrogenase; amino-acid sequence: MKAAVLHAAHSPLVFSEVETPKPAASEVLIKLRYAALNHRDVWIQKGLYAGLKFPIILGSDGAGTVEALGESVPKDWLGKEVIINPSLDWGTDERAQQKSFRILGLPDDGTFAEFVKVPAENLAHKPAHLSFEAAAALPLAGLTAYRALFSRAKLSAQDKVLITGIGGGVALFGLQFAVALGAEVWVTSGSDEKLSRAMALGAKGGANYTQPNWVERLRQNAGMFDVILDSAGGDGFLSLIDLAAPGARIAFVGATRGDVKDFNLRKVFWKQLSLLGSTMGSRTDFDAMLKFVSEKHLQPIISRTFSLEDAEHALRYMDNAQQFGKITLKIS